Proteins found in one Phocaeicola salanitronis DSM 18170 genomic segment:
- a CDS encoding DUF4133 domain-containing protein — MEREHPTFNVYKGLQKPLIFKGLKGKFIYIGAGCAIGALLSSVIISNIISYTWGGITLCIVMFGGLSLTVHLQKKGLHKKDKSKGIYIESRIFLKERKK, encoded by the coding sequence ATGGAAAGAGAACATCCAACTTTTAATGTTTATAAGGGGCTTCAAAAGCCCCTTATTTTCAAAGGTCTTAAAGGGAAATTCATCTATATAGGTGCAGGATGCGCTATTGGAGCATTATTATCCAGTGTCATTATTTCAAATATTATATCATATACATGGGGAGGAATCACTCTTTGTATTGTAATGTTTGGTGGATTAAGCCTAACTGTACATCTTCAAAAAAAAGGATTGCACAAAAAGGACAAAAGCAAAGGCATCTATATAGAATCTCGCATTTTTTTAAAGGAACGAAAAAAATAA
- a CDS encoding TraG/VirB4 family ATPase has product MLKKKDFEAPWIGIEMIDSIPVFYNRRGDYSVCIRCENPIMQFAANTDAFYDFHNLFSNIIKTLGAGYIIQKQDIFCKEAFHSNNLNATDYLSKRYFEHFENRIFTSISTYITITRQLQRSKFFAWDSKEFSTFLRNITKVLSLLNSKDMGAKLLQPKELEEYMIRVISCNFNSQKLSLKNIKTTSEYINIGEKKLQSISLVDIDEVNLPTIIKPYKEINVGVKLPVDLLSFIYDSPEIETIIYNQIIEIPDQRNESNKLEAKKRRHKSMPDPANDLCVEDIDKVQSDIAREGKILVYAHYNIMLANQQDITKASNYIESSLFDCGIIPNKQCYNQFELFKCALPGCATELKSYDKFLTTSDAAICFFFKERLALTEKSPFLTYYTDRQGIPIGIDFSGKEGDIKYTNNSNVFVLGPSGSGKSFFVNDTIRQWVNQDTDIVMVDTGHSYSGLCQYFNGKYITYSAEKPISMNPFDITEKEYNVEKKNFLKSLIFLLFKGSSGKILKEEEEILDIVIDKYYSFYFNPFSGYSKEEKESIKETLLLEYQINHNELETLREKEKRELLEIKLKKLEMLVERGEGGEVDNAKRAIQNILIENGFTLAEMNNPNERLLSIIERRIMEKEAALKDIKVDNLSFNSFYEFSLRMIPIICNENKIQFDLSGYKFLLKKFYKGGQLERTLNEKFDTSLFDEKFVVFEIDAIKDDPQLFPIVTLIIMDLFIQKMRLKKNRKALIIEEAWKAIASEMMAGYIQYLYKTVRKFWGIAMVVTQELDDIISNPIVKKSIINNSDILCLLDQKKFKDKYEEIANLLTLSEVDQKQIFTINQLNNKENRNRFNEVFIKRGSYGNVFGVEVSLYEYFTFTTERIEKDAVGYYIELYGDYHKGLDNFINDMKKSNLKTGDWVRHVASVLGKINAEQNLTDIFYNNLANEETLYKFILTQYHESA; this is encoded by the coding sequence ATGCTGAAGAAAAAAGATTTTGAAGCACCGTGGATTGGGATTGAAATGATTGATTCTATCCCAGTATTTTATAACCGAAGAGGGGACTATTCTGTCTGCATACGATGCGAAAATCCCATAATGCAATTTGCAGCAAATACAGATGCCTTTTATGATTTCCATAACTTGTTTTCCAATATTATAAAAACACTAGGAGCAGGATATATTATTCAAAAGCAAGACATCTTTTGCAAAGAAGCCTTTCACTCTAATAACTTAAATGCTACAGATTATCTTAGCAAAAGATATTTTGAACATTTTGAGAATAGAATATTTACCAGTATATCCACTTATATAACAATTACAAGACAATTACAAAGAAGTAAATTCTTTGCATGGGATTCAAAAGAATTCTCTACATTTCTTCGAAATATAACTAAGGTTTTATCATTGCTAAACAGCAAAGATATGGGAGCAAAGCTATTGCAGCCCAAAGAACTAGAGGAATACATGATAAGAGTTATTTCATGCAATTTTAATTCACAGAAACTCAGTTTAAAGAATATCAAAACAACATCCGAATATATTAACATTGGAGAAAAAAAACTTCAAAGCATTTCTTTGGTTGACATAGACGAAGTAAACTTACCAACCATTATAAAACCATATAAGGAAATTAATGTTGGAGTAAAACTTCCTGTTGACTTACTATCATTTATTTATGATAGTCCAGAAATTGAAACAATTATTTATAATCAGATAATAGAAATTCCAGATCAACGAAACGAATCAAATAAGTTAGAAGCAAAAAAAAGGAGGCATAAAAGTATGCCAGATCCTGCAAATGATCTATGCGTTGAGGACATAGATAAAGTTCAGTCTGATATAGCACGAGAAGGCAAGATTCTTGTGTATGCACATTATAATATCATGTTAGCAAATCAACAAGATATCACAAAAGCATCAAACTATATTGAAAGTTCATTATTTGATTGTGGAATTATCCCAAACAAACAATGTTACAATCAGTTTGAGTTGTTTAAATGTGCCTTACCGGGATGCGCTACAGAGCTTAAATCTTATGACAAATTTTTAACAACATCAGACGCTGCTATATGCTTCTTTTTCAAAGAGAGATTAGCACTTACAGAGAAAAGTCCATTCTTAACATACTACACCGATAGACAAGGAATTCCGATAGGAATAGATTTTTCTGGGAAAGAAGGAGATATTAAGTATACAAACAACTCAAATGTCTTTGTTCTTGGACCATCAGGTTCAGGAAAATCATTTTTTGTCAACGACACAATTAGACAATGGGTAAACCAAGATACTGATATTGTTATGGTAGATACCGGACATAGCTATTCAGGCTTATGTCAATATTTCAACGGAAAGTATATAACGTATTCTGCTGAAAAACCTATCTCCATGAACCCGTTTGATATTACAGAAAAAGAATATAACGTGGAAAAAAAGAATTTCCTGAAATCACTGATCTTTCTTCTTTTCAAAGGAAGCTCTGGAAAAATTTTAAAAGAAGAAGAAGAAATTTTAGATATTGTGATAGATAAATACTATTCATTCTATTTCAATCCTTTTTCCGGATACAGTAAAGAAGAAAAAGAATCCATAAAAGAAACTTTATTGTTAGAATATCAAATTAATCATAACGAACTTGAAACATTAAGGGAAAAAGAAAAAAGGGAGCTTCTTGAGATAAAGCTAAAAAAGCTCGAAATGTTAGTTGAGCGTGGAGAAGGAGGGGAAGTTGATAATGCAAAAAGAGCGATCCAGAATATTTTAATAGAAAATGGATTTACACTTGCCGAAATGAATAACCCAAATGAAAGACTATTGTCTATCATTGAAAGAAGAATTATGGAAAAAGAGGCAGCATTAAAAGACATTAAGGTCGACAATTTATCTTTCAATTCATTCTATGAGTTTTCATTGAGAATGATTCCTATTATTTGCAATGAAAATAAAATTCAATTTGATTTATCTGGCTATAAATTTCTACTAAAGAAATTTTATAAAGGCGGACAATTAGAACGAACATTGAATGAAAAATTTGATACTTCTCTTTTTGATGAAAAGTTCGTTGTATTCGAAATTGATGCAATCAAGGATGATCCCCAATTATTCCCTATTGTAACACTTATTATAATGGACTTATTTATTCAAAAAATGAGGTTAAAAAAGAATAGAAAGGCTTTAATAATCGAAGAAGCTTGGAAAGCTATCGCATCAGAAATGATGGCTGGCTACATACAATATTTATATAAAACAGTCAGAAAATTTTGGGGTATTGCAATGGTAGTGACACAAGAACTTGATGACATTATCAGTAATCCGATCGTCAAAAAATCTATTATCAATAATTCTGATATACTTTGCTTACTTGATCAAAAAAAATTTAAAGACAAATACGAAGAAATAGCCAACCTGTTGACATTATCTGAAGTTGATCAAAAACAAATCTTTACGATTAATCAACTAAATAATAAAGAAAACAGGAATCGATTTAATGAAGTTTTCATTAAAAGAGGAAGCTATGGAAATGTCTTTGGCGTGGAAGTCTCCCTATATGAATATTTCACTTTCACAACTGAAAGAATCGAAAAAGATGCCGTTGGATATTATATAGAATTGTATGGAGATTATCATAAAGGATTAGATAATTTCATCAATGACATGAAAAAATCTAATCTTAAAACAGGAGATTGGGTTAGACATGTTGCTTCCGTACTAGGTAAAATAAATGCAGAACAGAATCTGACAGATATCTTCTATAACAATCTAGCCAATGAAGAAACTTTGTACAAATTTATACTTACACAATATCATGAATCCGCATAA